The proteins below are encoded in one region of Campylobacter rectus:
- a CDS encoding response regulator transcription factor: MQDYSVLDVLSNKKVLCLEDEPYILKNMIDSLELFFAEVKGVKDGLEALDEAMSGSYDALILDVSVPHVDGLEVAKKIRSTNRKIPIIIISSHTEQEYLWRAVELKITRYLSKPYDKNAFIEALKDVALELIDHTPVFNINDELKYDFSKKIIYIKDEACHLSKSESKLLEYFLNNKNQTVTYEQLFDYMWEFEQPTKEAIKTIVKELRRKIGKGTIRNLYGVGYLCEVQI, from the coding sequence ATGCAAGACTACTCCGTTTTAGACGTTTTATCCAACAAAAAAGTCCTTTGCTTGGAGGATGAGCCTTACATATTAAAAAATATGATAGACTCTCTCGAGCTGTTTTTCGCCGAAGTAAAAGGCGTAAAAGACGGTCTAGAAGCACTCGATGAAGCTATGAGCGGCTCGTACGACGCGCTCATCCTAGACGTCAGCGTCCCGCACGTGGACGGTCTTGAAGTAGCTAAAAAAATCCGCTCTACAAACCGAAAAATCCCTATCATCATCATCTCAAGCCACACCGAACAAGAGTATTTGTGGCGAGCGGTCGAGCTAAAGATCACGAGATACCTCTCAAAGCCTTACGACAAAAACGCATTTATAGAGGCGCTCAAAGACGTTGCGCTAGAGCTCATCGACCACACGCCAGTGTTTAACATAAACGATGAACTAAAATACGACTTTAGTAAAAAAATCATATATATAAAAGATGAGGCCTGTCACCTCTCCAAAAGCGAGAGCAAGCTTTTAGAGTATTTTTTAAACAACAAAAACCAAACCGTAACCTACGAGCAGTTATTTGACTATATGTGGGAATTTGAGCAACCCACTAAAGAAGCCATCAAAACCATCGTAAAAGAGCTACGCCGAAAGATCGGCAAGGGCACTATCAGAAATTTATACGGCGTAGGATATCTATGTGAAGTCCAAATTTAA